One segment of Danio aesculapii chromosome 3, fDanAes4.1, whole genome shotgun sequence DNA contains the following:
- the LOC130219936 gene encoding voltage-dependent calcium channel gamma-5 subunit-like, translated as MIRSATPFPLVSLFFMFIGFVLNNIGHIRPHRTILAFVSGIFFILSGLSLVVGLVLYISSINDEMFNRTKSNEAYFSYKYGWSFAFAAISFLLTESAGVMSVYLFMKRYTAEEIYQPHPSFYRPRLSNCSDYSGQFLHPEAWTRGRSPSDLSSDTSLQMNASYPALLKCPDYDQVSSSPC; from the exons atGATTCGTTCAGCCACACCATTCCCTCTGGTCAGTTTGTTCTTCATGTTCATCGGTTTCGTGCTCAATAACATCGGTCACATTCGTCCTCACCGCACCATCCTGGCGTTTGTGTCGGGGATCTTCTTCATCCTGTCAG GTCTGTCACTGGTGGTGGGGCTGGTTCTCTACATCTCCAGCATCAACGACGAGATGTTCAACCGGACCAAGAGCAACGAGGCCTACTTCAGCTATAAATACGGCTGGTCGTTTGCATTTGCTGCCATTTCCTTCCTGCTCACTGAG AGTGCAGGTGTGATGTCTGTGTACCTGTTCATGAAGCGTTACACAGCGGAGGAGATTTACCAGCCTCACCCAAGCTTCTACCGGCCACGGCTGAGCAACTGCTCTGACTATTCGGGCCAGTTCCTGCATCCTGAGGCCTGGACACGAGGACGCAGCCCATCAGACCTGTCCAGCGACACCTCGCTCCAGATGAACGCCAGTTACCCTGCCCTGCTCAAGTGTCCCGACTACGACCAGGTGTCATCCTCACCCTGctga